In Candidatus Promineifilum breve, one genomic interval encodes:
- a CDS encoding S8 family serine peptidase has translation MQGTVRRVAAALLTLIALTLLLSSALAARSAEGNPNAQALYARSRDQIDSRASSATDAALLKMSPDLRQVALAAAAGRVGADAQSAETTAADVHLVFVLIRPGTSVGKYMTSHVVSRQLGELQWVTGEVTSANLLKLASVEGVDSVTSTEAFQPLPAPGLEEMTGGAPVMNRRQVAELFATGGKAAVLREMKTGLEIEFARKDPVTLAPLDSDGPQAPADVKVVDIHRATEAHAAGYTGEGVIAAVVDTGVDFVGIDMQGTQARVKGGAYDGWPYAYDTLSGANYALSGVTSGPDNYWSTSSMFVHTLPVENATCTAGTCSADLALDLGGPDIAPVIFPFTWPDTSQSDTYYYTVNPDFSHLYMGFLRGLGYASTHSMPAAIVVSDATTAGVYDTVYIDGDFDQDLTDDKPMTKGDELSGIDIYDAAWGPGPDGYWDIAAGMLTWIADGENPPPGVGVLYPGAAVPEAGRLLAFVTDGEVHGTAVASQIVAQSVMTDPALQGSTNPLFAGGADVGGVGGPILHGIAPGARIAAFMYGFNLPFDAWTLSALGFDGLANTGDEAQVVNNSWGDSFVTEDGWDTTSRFVHYLNVNFAPNTTFLAATGNGGPGYGSTTTPNGGTIIKVGASTAYSTSDDFELIGPEQFTYGTIQPWSNRGPGRLGDVDPDIACVGAFGMSGARLNIWPNGQSSYGVFGGTSMSSPVCTGVVALSYQAFRGAHNRWPTWQEAADILSNGANDLGYNVLAQGAGNADALRSTAIAAGEATYVTPSQWQVGDYRGTDYPAFPAIVHPGDSVSVPLTVHNPNDAAADVAVRDVSLQRTHEVSFTVTLEAGNRLFTLPDYLLDITELVDAHDPDLISAHVMFPFGVFDDKEDYYSQNGVAALYYDWTDLNEDGNLWVDANDNGLVEADEIDVSGALGESEINRYSYATGDTNYHIADLGGDALSRRNDGVFFGLQRTVPGWGDAPPLEVTVHLIFYQKADWEWLSLSADSVNVPANGQTDVTATMAVPADAPLGVYEGAVEYDGQVVPVILHVAADSTTFEFGATSLDEELGDTPYDNGHLLGTTDWGWRPETGDAKLFFYDVADGESGPGTAMIVETEWRNPEEFTPPPLPETYLLEDFEDGIPLDWTNYLDIGECPWSTNVDYGMDNWTDGTGLAATVSSNACLGPVDAALVTPVVDVSAVEELWLAFHTDYFSNIDWQGNIIEHAYVDISTDYGTTWINLLDLTERQDAPLVIDLSEYAGAGEIMLRFHYVATAWSFHWQIDDVGLFGADPSESYFLPPRDLTDVDTAVYRAAADDYSTGDPAFFGPTGVEQLAASKDMWYSGGIFQFQTSTGGPKEVVGGLMSDGLGFISLHNTLNAGRQLAEPVVGRAYQITVDPAPLAIVADEIVETSPPTVNGEVAVTFTATADIPEGVTVRGIGVTEPIALRDTPIEQHDPTDPCTSDQVYDVTMADGWLLEVITSGNNPGLDIDLFVLLDDGDGVYECADEQLMGGSTTTTAEEHVRLSQPDDGLYWVLVHGWGVPGGLGSYDIDINAYQGDDLTVENAPSGPVAANTPLTFTLSGTVPYQAGTTFQGLLLMGPADSPAALSLPVSLTVPTFEAGDLSARLNAGPESVATGETTTVSLRVWNNSSDPEVVTARINVPVGLNIDLASLNASPGQAHYSVAGRAITWSGTLPGSTGLTITFDATAASHVGQVEFVAQVNGVIRGTELQLTAPVWVNEAAPPRLIVLPVVAGN, from the coding sequence ATGCAAGGTACTGTTCGCCGCGTCGCCGCGGCGTTATTGACGCTCATCGCCCTGACCCTACTTTTATCCTCAGCCCTGGCCGCTCGTTCGGCCGAGGGAAACCCCAATGCGCAGGCTCTCTACGCCCGCTCACGCGACCAGATTGACTCGCGCGCCTCGTCGGCCACCGATGCCGCGCTCCTGAAAATGTCGCCCGACCTGCGCCAGGTGGCCCTGGCGGCCGCCGCGGGTCGCGTTGGTGCTGATGCCCAGTCCGCCGAAACAACGGCGGCCGACGTTCACCTCGTCTTTGTCCTGATCCGTCCCGGCACGTCGGTCGGCAAATACATGACCAGCCACGTCGTCAGCCGCCAACTGGGCGAGTTGCAATGGGTGACCGGCGAAGTGACCTCGGCCAACCTGCTCAAGTTGGCCTCGGTCGAAGGCGTCGACTCCGTCACTTCGACCGAAGCGTTCCAACCCCTGCCCGCGCCGGGCCTGGAAGAGATGACCGGCGGCGCGCCTGTGATGAATCGCCGGCAAGTGGCCGAACTGTTCGCCACGGGCGGCAAGGCGGCCGTATTGCGGGAGATGAAGACGGGTCTGGAAATCGAGTTTGCCAGAAAAGACCCGGTTACCCTGGCTCCTCTGGACTCGGATGGTCCCCAAGCGCCGGCCGACGTGAAAGTCGTTGATATCCATCGCGCCACCGAGGCCCACGCCGCCGGCTACACCGGCGAAGGCGTCATCGCCGCCGTGGTAGATACGGGTGTGGACTTCGTAGGCATCGACATGCAAGGGACACAGGCCCGCGTCAAAGGTGGCGCCTACGACGGCTGGCCCTACGCCTATGACACGCTGTCGGGCGCCAACTACGCCCTCTCCGGCGTGACCTCCGGCCCCGACAACTACTGGTCGACGAGTTCCATGTTCGTCCATACCCTGCCCGTCGAGAATGCGACCTGCACCGCGGGCACGTGCTCGGCCGATCTGGCGCTCGACCTCGGCGGTCCTGATATCGCCCCGGTTATTTTTCCCTTTACCTGGCCGGATACGTCACAAAGCGACACGTACTACTACACCGTCAACCCTGACTTCTCCCACCTCTACATGGGCTTCCTGCGCGGCCTGGGCTACGCCTCGACCCACAGCATGCCCGCGGCCATCGTCGTCTCCGACGCCACAACGGCTGGCGTATATGACACCGTCTACATCGACGGCGACTTCGACCAGGACCTGACCGACGACAAGCCCATGACCAAGGGGGATGAGCTGTCGGGCATCGACATCTACGACGCCGCCTGGGGGCCTGGCCCCGATGGCTACTGGGACATCGCCGCCGGTATGCTGACCTGGATCGCCGACGGCGAGAATCCACCGCCGGGCGTGGGCGTGCTCTATCCGGGCGCGGCCGTGCCCGAAGCCGGTCGCCTGCTCGCCTTCGTCACCGACGGCGAGGTCCATGGCACGGCCGTGGCTTCGCAAATCGTGGCCCAGAGCGTCATGACCGACCCGGCACTGCAAGGCAGCACCAACCCGCTGTTTGCCGGCGGCGCGGATGTCGGCGGCGTGGGTGGGCCGATTCTGCATGGCATCGCTCCCGGCGCGCGCATCGCCGCCTTTATGTACGGCTTCAACCTGCCGTTCGACGCCTGGACGCTGTCGGCGCTGGGTTTCGACGGCCTGGCTAACACGGGCGACGAGGCTCAGGTCGTCAACAACTCCTGGGGCGACAGCTTCGTCACCGAGGATGGTTGGGATACCACGTCCCGTTTCGTCCACTATCTGAACGTCAACTTCGCGCCCAACACGACCTTCCTGGCCGCCACCGGCAACGGTGGGCCGGGCTACGGCTCGACGACTACGCCCAACGGCGGCACAATCATCAAGGTCGGGGCCAGCACCGCCTATTCCACGTCGGACGATTTTGAATTGATCGGTCCGGAGCAGTTCACCTACGGCACGATCCAGCCGTGGTCCAATCGCGGGCCGGGGCGGCTGGGCGACGTTGACCCCGACATCGCCTGCGTCGGCGCGTTCGGCATGAGCGGCGCGCGGCTCAACATCTGGCCCAACGGCCAATCGTCCTACGGCGTCTTCGGCGGCACATCCATGTCCAGTCCGGTTTGCACCGGCGTGGTCGCCCTGTCCTACCAGGCGTTCCGCGGCGCACACAACCGCTGGCCGACGTGGCAAGAGGCGGCCGACATCCTGAGCAACGGCGCGAACGACTTGGGCTACAATGTGCTGGCCCAGGGCGCGGGCAACGCCGACGCCCTGCGCTCCACGGCCATCGCCGCCGGCGAGGCGACCTACGTGACGCCCAGCCAGTGGCAAGTGGGCGACTATCGCGGCACGGACTACCCCGCCTTCCCGGCCATCGTCCACCCCGGCGACTCGGTCAGCGTCCCGCTGACCGTCCACAACCCCAACGACGCGGCGGCCGACGTGGCCGTGCGCGACGTGAGCTTGCAGCGCACCCACGAAGTCAGCTTCACCGTGACGCTGGAAGCCGGCAACCGGCTCTTCACCTTGCCCGACTACCTGTTGGACATCACCGAGCTGGTTGACGCCCACGATCCCGACCTAATCAGCGCCCACGTCATGTTCCCCTTCGGCGTTTTCGACGATAAGGAGGACTACTATAGCCAGAACGGGGTTGCGGCGCTGTACTACGACTGGACCGACCTGAACGAAGACGGCAACCTGTGGGTTGACGCGAACGACAACGGCCTGGTCGAGGCGGACGAGATTGACGTCAGCGGCGCGCTGGGCGAATCGGAGATCAATCGCTACTCCTATGCCACCGGCGATACCAACTACCACATCGCCGACCTCGGCGGCGACGCCTTATCGCGCCGCAATGACGGTGTCTTCTTCGGCCTGCAACGCACCGTGCCCGGCTGGGGCGACGCGCCCCCGCTGGAAGTGACCGTCCACCTCATCTTCTATCAGAAGGCCGACTGGGAGTGGTTGAGCCTTTCGGCCGACTCGGTGAACGTGCCCGCCAACGGCCAGACGGACGTGACGGCCACCATGGCCGTGCCTGCCGACGCGCCGCTGGGCGTCTATGAGGGCGCGGTCGAATATGACGGCCAGGTCGTGCCGGTTATCCTCCACGTCGCCGCCGATTCGACCACGTTCGAGTTCGGTGCCACCTCGCTCGACGAAGAGCTGGGTGATACGCCTTATGATAACGGCCACCTGCTGGGCACAACCGACTGGGGTTGGCGGCCGGAAACGGGCGACGCCAAGTTGTTCTTCTACGACGTGGCCGACGGCGAATCCGGCCCCGGCACGGCCATGATTGTCGAGACCGAATGGCGCAACCCGGAGGAGTTCACCCCGCCGCCGCTGCCCGAGACCTACCTGTTAGAGGATTTCGAGGACGGCATCCCGCTCGACTGGACGAACTACCTCGACATCGGCGAGTGCCCCTGGAGCACCAACGTCGATTACGGTATGGACAATTGGACCGACGGTACCGGCCTGGCCGCCACCGTCTCGTCCAACGCCTGCCTCGGCCCCGTCGACGCCGCGCTCGTCACACCAGTGGTCGACGTGTCGGCTGTCGAAGAACTGTGGTTGGCCTTCCATACCGATTACTTCAGCAACATCGATTGGCAAGGCAACATCATTGAACACGCCTACGTCGACATCTCGACCGACTACGGCACAACGTGGATCAACCTGCTCGATCTGACGGAAAGGCAGGACGCGCCGCTGGTCATCGACCTCTCCGAGTACGCCGGCGCGGGCGAAATCATGCTGCGCTTCCACTACGTCGCCACTGCCTGGAGCTTCCACTGGCAAATTGACGATGTCGGCCTCTTCGGCGCCGACCCGTCGGAAAGCTACTTCCTCCCCCCTCGCGACCTTACGGACGTTGACACGGCCGTCTATCGCGCCGCCGCGGACGACTACTCGACCGGCGACCCCGCGTTCTTCGGGCCGACGGGCGTCGAGCAGTTGGCGGCCAGCAAAGACATGTGGTATTCCGGCGGAATATTCCAGTTCCAGACATCGACCGGCGGGCCTAAGGAGGTTGTCGGCGGCCTGATGAGCGATGGACTGGGTTTCATCTCGCTTCACAATACCCTGAACGCCGGTCGGCAGTTGGCCGAGCCGGTTGTTGGACGCGCCTACCAGATCACGGTTGACCCCGCGCCGCTGGCCATCGTCGCCGACGAGATCGTTGAGACCTCGCCGCCGACAGTCAACGGTGAGGTGGCGGTGACCTTCACCGCCACGGCCGACATTCCCGAAGGCGTCACCGTCCGGGGTATCGGCGTGACCGAGCCTATCGCACTGCGCGACACACCCATCGAGCAGCACGATCCCACCGATCCGTGTACGTCTGACCAGGTGTACGACGTAACGATGGCCGACGGCTGGCTGCTGGAAGTGATTACCAGCGGCAACAACCCTGGTCTGGACATCGATCTATTCGTCTTACTGGATGACGGCGACGGCGTGTACGAATGCGCCGACGAGCAGTTGATGGGCGGGTCGACCACGACGACGGCCGAAGAACACGTCCGGCTCTCGCAACCCGACGACGGCCTGTACTGGGTTCTCGTCCACGGCTGGGGCGTCCCCGGCGGCTTGGGTTCATACGACATCGACATCAACGCCTACCAGGGCGACGATTTGACGGTCGAGAACGCGCCCAGCGGCCCGGTGGCGGCCAACACGCCGCTTACCTTTACGCTTTCGGGAACCGTCCCCTATCAGGCAGGCACGACCTTCCAGGGCTTGCTGCTCATGGGGCCGGCCGATAGCCCCGCCGCCCTCAGCCTGCCGGTGTCGCTCACCGTGCCGACGTTCGAAGCCGGCGACCTGAGCGCTCGGCTGAACGCCGGGCCGGAGAGCGTGGCCACGGGCGAGACGACGACGGTTTCGCTGCGCGTTTGGAACAACAGTAGCGATCCCGAAGTCGTCACGGCGCGCATCAACGTGCCTGTGGGACTGAACATCGACCTGGCCTCGTTGAACGCCTCGCCTGGGCAGGCCCACTACAGCGTCGCCGGACGGGCCATCACCTGGTCGGGCACGCTGCCGGGCAGCACCGGTCTGACGATTACCTTCGACGCCACCGCCGCCTCCCACGTGGGCCAGGTGGAGTTCGTGGCGCAGGTTAACGGCGTTATCCGCGGCACTGAACTGCAATTGACCGCACCGGTATGGGTCAACGAAGCCGCGCCGCCGCGGCTCATCGTCCTACCCGTAGTAGCCGGCAACTAA